One genomic window of Camelina sativa cultivar DH55 chromosome 5, Cs, whole genome shotgun sequence includes the following:
- the LOC104787593 gene encoding putative F-box protein At1g65770 has product MADWSNLPEELLFLIAVRLFSVVELKRFRSICKSWRSSVPGDYAHFPNRPLFYVNQVPEISLSQWFSLVKIFLSRAAFFRVTLSSSPSQGWLIKSDADINSGKICLLEPLSRHPMTHSLTSVDLSDFTMSEIQESFALKTRGFIRVVLVKYKKGEAYHNRILGLDHYGEIKHRPWDRNKWRVLRKMADHKFSDIIVHKGLMYALDTRGIVWWINSRLEICMYGPPVDDNITYSLPGDKSFVECCGELYIVDRLCNRKAGFYSPNAETVGFKVYKFDEEIGQMMEVKSLGDKAFVLATDTGFSVLAHEYYGCLQNSIYFKDGKKELNVFKLDNGSGSSITTMSQFSQSCFQMFFPSFL; this is encoded by the coding sequence ATGGCAGATTGGTCTAACTTACCGGAGGAGCTCTTGTTCTTGATCGCTGTTCGATTGTTCTCCGTGGTCGAACTCAAGCGCTTCCGAAGCATATGCAAATCATGGCGCTCCTCCGTTCCCGGCGACTACGCTCACTTCCCGAACCGCCCTCTTTTCTACGTCAACCAAGTCCCagaaatctctctctcccaatGGTTCAGCCTTGTCAAAATATTTCTCTCACGTGCAGCCTTTTTCCGTGTCACCCTCTCCTCTTCCCCGAGCCAGGGCTGGCTTATCAAATCCGACGCGGACATCAACTCCGGGAAAATCTGTCTCCTCGAACCACTCTCGCGCCATCCGATGACACATTCGCTCACGAGTGTTGATCTTTCGGATTTCACTATGTCAGAGATTCAAGAATCATTTGCGCTTAAGACGAGAGGATTCATAAGAGTGGTGCTTGTCAAATATAAGAAAGGAGAAGCTTATCATAATCGGATTCTTGGACTCGACCATTACGGGGAGATCAAGCACAGGCCATGGGATAGAAATAAGTGGAGAGTACTCAGAAAGATGGCTGATCATAAATTCTCTGACATTATAGTTCACAAAGGACTAATGTATGCCTTGGATACACGAGGCATTGTGTGGTGGATTAATTCTCGTCTTGAAATATGTATGTACGGACCTCCAGTTGATGATAACATCACATATAGCCTGCCCGGAgacaagagctttgtggaatgTTGCGGAGAGCTTTACATTGTCGACCGACTTTGTAACAGAAAAGCTGGCTTCTATAGTCCGAATGCTGAAACAGTCGGTTTCAAGGTTTATAAGTTTGATGAGGAGATAGGACAAATGATGGAGGTTAagtctttgggagacaaagcattTGTGCTGGCTACCGACACTGGTTTCTCGGTTTTGGCTCATGAGTATTACGGATGTCTTCAGAACTCTATTTACTTCAAAGACGGCAAGAAAGAGCTTAATGTGTTTAAGCTAGACAATGGTAGTGGAAGTAGCATCACAACAATGTCCCAGTTTTCTCAGAgttgttttcaaatgttttttcctaGCTTTCTCTGA